The proteins below come from a single Halomonas binhaiensis genomic window:
- the ftsZ gene encoding cell division protein FtsZ has product MFELVDSAPSSSAVIKVIGVGGGGGNAVNHMVESNIEGVEFICANTDAQALKRCSAKTVLQLGTEITKGLGAGANPEVGRQAALEDRERIAELLDGADMVFITAGMGGGTGTGGAPVVAQVAKELGILTVAVVTRPFPFEGPKRMRSAEEGMKELSEHVDSLITIPNEKLLSVLGKSATLLTAFSAANDVLLGAVQGIAELITSPGIINVDFADVRTVMSEMGMAMMGTGGAIGENRAREAAEKAIRSPLLEDIDLHGARGILVNITAGPDLSIGEFNDVGATVQEFASQDATIVVGTSIDMDMTDELRVTVVAAGLDRPVTQHKPASQPAARRQQEVTRQRPQHSVMHRGQSGAVASKPEAQEAPARPQPESRKSQDLDDYLDIPAFLRRQAD; this is encoded by the coding sequence ATGTTCGAACTCGTAGATAGTGCACCCTCAAGCAGTGCGGTCATCAAGGTCATCGGTGTGGGCGGTGGCGGCGGTAATGCTGTCAACCACATGGTGGAAAGCAACATAGAAGGTGTGGAGTTCATCTGCGCCAATACTGATGCCCAGGCACTGAAGCGCTGTTCAGCAAAGACCGTGCTGCAGCTGGGTACAGAGATCACCAAGGGACTGGGCGCTGGCGCCAACCCTGAAGTGGGACGCCAGGCAGCTCTGGAAGACCGCGAGCGTATCGCCGAGTTGCTGGATGGCGCCGATATGGTGTTCATCACTGCTGGCATGGGTGGTGGTACTGGGACAGGTGGTGCTCCGGTGGTGGCCCAGGTGGCCAAGGAACTGGGTATCCTCACCGTTGCAGTGGTAACCCGTCCGTTCCCCTTCGAAGGCCCGAAGCGCATGCGCTCTGCTGAAGAAGGGATGAAAGAGCTTTCAGAGCATGTGGACTCTCTGATCACCATTCCCAATGAGAAGCTGTTGTCAGTGCTCGGTAAGAGCGCGACGTTGTTGACGGCCTTCAGTGCTGCCAACGATGTTCTGCTGGGAGCTGTCCAGGGAATCGCCGAGCTGATTACCAGCCCCGGTATCATCAACGTCGACTTTGCCGACGTGCGTACTGTCATGTCCGAGATGGGTATGGCCATGATGGGAACTGGCGGTGCCATCGGGGAAAACCGTGCCCGCGAGGCCGCCGAGAAAGCCATTCGCAGCCCGCTGCTGGAAGACATCGATCTGCATGGTGCTCGTGGCATCCTTGTCAACATCACTGCTGGTCCGGACCTGTCCATCGGCGAGTTCAATGATGTAGGGGCAACCGTCCAGGAATTTGCTTCCCAGGATGCAACGATCGTGGTCGGTACCTCCATCGATATGGACATGACCGATGAACTGCGCGTCACTGTGGTGGCTGCAGGCCTGGATCGTCCGGTCACCCAGCACAAGCCGGCCAGCCAGCCAGCTGCACGTCGCCAGCAGGAAGTGACGCGCCAGCGTCCTCAGCATTCGGTCATGCATCGCGGCCAGTCAGGTGCCGTGGCAAGCAAGCCGGAAGCCCAGGAAGCGCCTGCGCGCCCGCAGCCGGAATCGCGCAAGTCTCAGGATCTCGATGACTATCTCGATATTCCTGCTTTCCTGCGCCGTCAGGCTGACTGA
- the lpxC gene encoding UDP-3-O-acyl-N-acetylglucosamine deacetylase, which translates to MIRQRTLKNVIRATGVGLHSGKKVYLTLRPAPADTGIVFVRTDLDPEVHIPAQATNVTDTTLCTALSKDGEKVATVEHLMSAFAGLGIDNCYVDLSAPEVPIMDGSAGPFVFLIQSAGIAEQNAPKKFIRIKREISVREDDKEALFLPHQGFKVSFAIDFDHPVFEDQKQTAVVDFSTTSFVKEVSRARTFGFMRDLEYLRSNNLALGGSLDNAIVVDDYRIVNEGGLRYDDEFVKHKVLDAIGDLYQLGHSLIGEFRGVKSGHALNNMLCRALLEQPEAWEIVTFEDESQPVPISYAAPAMA; encoded by the coding sequence ATGATCAGACAACGCACTCTAAAGAATGTCATTCGCGCTACTGGCGTGGGCCTGCACTCCGGGAAGAAGGTGTACCTCACCTTGCGCCCGGCGCCGGCCGATACTGGTATCGTGTTCGTACGCACTGACCTGGATCCGGAAGTCCACATTCCGGCCCAGGCAACCAATGTCACCGATACGACGCTGTGTACGGCGTTGTCGAAGGACGGTGAGAAGGTAGCTACTGTGGAGCACCTGATGTCAGCTTTTGCTGGCCTTGGTATCGACAACTGCTATGTCGATCTCAGTGCTCCCGAGGTGCCGATCATGGATGGCAGTGCTGGCCCCTTCGTATTCCTTATCCAGTCTGCCGGTATTGCCGAGCAGAACGCCCCGAAGAAGTTCATCCGCATCAAGCGTGAGATTTCGGTGCGTGAAGACGACAAGGAAGCTCTGTTCCTGCCCCATCAGGGCTTCAAGGTCTCCTTTGCCATCGACTTCGATCATCCGGTGTTCGAGGATCAGAAGCAGACTGCGGTGGTCGACTTTTCCACCACCTCCTTCGTCAAGGAAGTGTCTCGGGCTCGCACCTTTGGTTTCATGCGTGACCTGGAGTATCTGCGCTCCAACAATCTGGCTTTGGGTGGCAGTCTCGATAATGCCATCGTGGTCGATGACTACCGTATCGTGAACGAGGGTGGTCTGCGTTATGACGACGAGTTCGTCAAACACAAGGTGCTGGATGCCATTGGTGATCTCTATCAGTTGGGGCATAGCCTGATTGGCGAGTTCCGCGGCGTGAAGTCTGGCCATGCATTGAACAACATGCTGTGCCGTGCGCTGCTTGAGCAGCCTGAGGCTTGGGAAATTGTCACCTTCGAAGATGAGTCCCAGCCGGTGCCGATCTCCTATGCGGCTCCTGCCATGGCCTGA
- a CDS encoding DUF721 domain-containing protein — protein sequence MSIKVKRFRAQPMSRLLNRGELGNLMHMARLLEKAQDHLRQHLTHDLAEHLFVGGYRNGRLTLITDGAAWLTRLRYEQPRLLSLLHQLPEFAAVTSFHLKVRPVRPAKAPLRQTRRLPAQAGREIATCAEDTDDPKLKQALQRLASHAEHE from the coding sequence ATGAGTATAAAGGTTAAGCGGTTCCGCGCCCAGCCCATGTCCCGCCTCCTGAACAGAGGCGAATTAGGCAATTTGATGCATATGGCGCGTCTGCTGGAAAAAGCGCAAGACCATCTACGTCAGCACCTTACCCATGATCTGGCTGAGCATCTGTTCGTTGGCGGCTACCGCAATGGCCGTTTGACCCTGATCACCGATGGCGCCGCCTGGCTGACCCGGTTGCGCTACGAGCAACCACGCCTGCTGTCACTCCTCCATCAGTTACCGGAGTTTGCCGCTGTCACCAGCTTCCATCTCAAGGTGAGGCCCGTCAGGCCGGCCAAGGCGCCTTTACGCCAGACCCGCCGTCTTCCCGCCCAGGCCGGCAGGGAAATTGCCACCTGCGCCGAAGACACTGACGATCCCAAGCTGAAGCAAGCCCTGCAACGACTGGCCTCTCATGCTGAACACGAGTAG